A stretch of Dromaius novaehollandiae isolate bDroNov1 chromosome 8, bDroNov1.hap1, whole genome shotgun sequence DNA encodes these proteins:
- the ELOVL1 gene encoding very long chain fatty acid elongase 1 has translation MEEIVTMYQDFMKKADPRIADYPLMQSPFPVIGILLAYVYFVLSLGPRLMANRKPLNLKKFMVLYNFFLVGLSLYIVYEFLMAGWLTGYTWRCDPVDFSQDPKALRMVSVAWLFVFSKFIELTDTVIFVLRKKNEQVTFLHLFHHSVLPWSWWWGAKFGPGGMGSFHAMINSMVHVVMYFYYGLSAAGPAFQKYLWWKKHITAIQLAQFVIVSIHISQYYFMPSCQYQFPIFIHLIWIYGTIFFILFSNFWYQSYTKGKRLPKVAQQAARDNGSSIHENGTVTNGKVKAN, from the exons ATGGAGGAGATTGTGACCATGTATCAGGACTTCATGAAGAAAGCAG ACCCCCGCATTGCTGACTACCCACTGATGCAGTCTCCCTTCCCTGTGATCGGCATCCTTCTGGCATATGTCTACTTTGTACTATCCCTGGGCCCCCGGCTAATGGCCAACAGGAAGCCTTTAAACCTGAAGAAGTTTATGGTGCTATACAACTTCTTTCTGGTGGGACTTTCACTCTACATAGTTTATGAA TTCCTGATGGCTGGGTGGCTGACTGGGTACACCTGGAGATGTGACCCTGTGGACTTCTCACAGGACCCCAAGGCCCTCAGG ATGGTCAGTGTTGCCTGGCTCTTCGTCTTCTCAAAGTTCATTGAACTGACAGATACG GTGATCTTTGTCCTGCGGAAGAAGAATGAACAGGTCACATTCCTGCATCTTTTCCACCACTCTGTTCTGCCTTGGAGCTGGTGGTGGGGAGCAAAGTTTGGTCCAG GGGGAATGGGCTCATTCCATGCCATGATCAATTCCATGGTGCATGTTGTCATGTACTTCTACTATGGGCTCTCAGCAGCAGGACCTGCCTTCCAGAAGTACTTGTGGTGGAAGAAGCACATCACAGCCATCCAGCTG GCACAGTTTGTGATTGTCTCCATCCACATCTCCCAGTATTACTTCATGCCCAGCTGCCAGTACCAGTTTCCCATCTTCATCCACCTCATCTGGATTTATGGGACCATCTTCTTCATCCTATTCTCCAACTTCTGGTACCAGTCCTATACCAAGGGCAAACGGTTGCCCAAAGTGGCTCAGCAAGCAGCCCGGGACAATGGTAGCAGCATCCATGAGAATGGCACAGTCACCAATGGCAAGGTCAAAGCCAACTAG